A segment of the Capricornis sumatraensis isolate serow.1 chromosome 8, serow.2, whole genome shotgun sequence genome:
ACTGCTCATCTGGGGGCAGTCTCTCTGACCTTCTGTGGTCCAGTCCATGTCATCATGATGTCACAATGCCCTACTGAACTCCAACTTCCCCACTAGAGAGTTGTGGATGCTTTGGAGCTAAGGACCTCTACCAACTGAGGGTTTCATGAGCACATTCCTTTGTCAAGATCTTGGTGAATAGCCCTTCACTGTGCAATCGTGTCTTAGAAATTGTTTTACTTGTTATCATGATAGTGCTTGGCTGGATGCTTTTTGTTGGATTTGCATGTTACTTGGGCACATTTCCAGAGTTCGTGGTAAGTAATGACCTTGCCTGTTAATTCTTGGTAGTCAGTCTTGGCTCTGGCTCACCCTCCCAGCTGGGATTTCTGACCAAACAGGAAAGATGGTTGCGGTCTCACCACTAATAAGAGGTCAGAGTGTGGTGGGAACAAAGTTAGTTTCCCAGGCTACTTCCCATCCCATTGGGACATCTTTAAGCCTTTACCCCTCCCCTTGGTTACTTAATATCACATATTTCAAAGCATGATGGAATCTGTAAGGGCTCTGCTAGAGACATTGCCTGACTTCTGAATTTCAGGCCAAGTGGATCAGTGGTTGCTGAGAGGAAAGGGAATGTGGGTATAGGTGGATGTTTGAGCAGCCCTTCCAGTCACATACAAGGGCAGTTACCTACTGGGACAATGAATAGGGCCAGCTCTGCCTTTAAGCTTCTTTTTGCCTCAGCCTCCAACTCTGAAGTGGAAAGAGAGGTGGGTTGTTCAGGAGAGCAAGACACACCTGAGGAGCCAGCCTTTGGATGAAGATCTGCAGCTCTGAGCGATTGTGGTGGTCTGTTGAGCTGGATTCCTCCCTTTCAAGACAACTTGATAGCACCCAGAAATGTCAATGgaaagtttactttcctctggaaaataaaatgaactgtGAAACAGGAGAGAATTTGAGGAGCACTGCTGAGGACAGCAAGCCCTGGTTCAAAGATTTGTTAATAACTGCACACCTCCTGTTCAATGACTGTTCCACCTATAATTTTTTCCATGCAGACTCTGTAATAAATTACACCAGCATTTTTAATGCCCCTTTTGGCAGATTCTGAAACTTGAGTTAATGTAAATTTGAGTTCAGGTCCTAACTTTGCAACTTCCTGGCCATATGACTTTAGGAAAGTTTAATCTCTCTGAACCTGTTTCTTCATCCATATGATGGAGATACTCCAgtatctttctgtttttgtgagAATTACACTTGGAAATTCATGTGAAGCATTTAATGCAAAACTTGACAAGTTAGTAAATGCTAGCTTTAAGTAGTAAATGCTAACTTAACAACTAGGCCAAATAATGAACTAGTCAACAGACTTACTGGTGACTATGACCTTACTTGCTTACCTAGGGCCACACCAACCCATTTGTGAAGGTGAAGCATAGATCTCTGGACTTAAGACCTCTCTCATTCATTCCATTTGGCCAGCCTGTCTATAGGAAACATTAGTATCAGTGTCTTTTTAGCAAACTATCTCCTGAGTTTCTTGAATCCCACCCCATTTCATTCAGACTGGTTTTTTCAAAGATGTTCCCATTGTTAAAGAAACttaactcttaagagtcttaatattatataatataatatgcaATTACAAGAGCAGGTTTTCTGGGAAGCTTCTCCAGAAGGCATGGGTATCAAGCAAGTCCCAGCCCTAGATATCCTAGGAGCAGGGCATAatggggttctttttttttcgCCATGTGCTCCAGAATTTCTATGAAAGTATCAGCCCAACAGTCAGACCTGTGCAGGGTGGGGTTGCACGTGGAGTTACTGGGCACCTATTTAACTTGAACCACtgccaaggagaaggcaatggtaccccactccagtactcttgcctggaaaatcccatggatggaggagcctggtaggctccagtccatggggtcgctaagagtcggacaggactgagtgacttcactttcatgcattggagaaggaaatggcaacccactccagtgttcttgcctggagaatcccaggaacaggggaacctggtgggctgccgtccatggggttgcacagagtcggacacgactgaagtgacttagcagcagcagcagctgccacgGTGTGATCCTGACCAAACCATTAAAATtgtgtgtgcctcagtttctccagctaTGAAATAAGCAGAATAGCCCatcttcctcttcccttctcaGGAAAGTCAAGAGGAGGCTTTCCCTGCATGATGAGGGTTTAGCTGTATCATTTCTCAAAGTGCAAGACTTTTCTTCTTTGAGTAGCCTAACAACAGTTATTCAAGTTATTTAAGTAATTGCTTATAGTGTACATAGCCAGTGACTCCTCCCCATTAATCCATAGTGTGTTGTTTTGTTCACAACAATGCCTTGTGCATCTGACTGCATAAAACAGGTAGTCAAACGTTTGGCAGGTGATGAGTTAATAAAGATAAGATCCCAGCTAGACCCTAAACACACAGTCACCAAAGAACAGGGCCCTCCTACTCAGAGTTCTTTAGCCCTAAAACACCTGACACCCTGGTCAACTGTCCCATACTTTCTGACTCTGACTGGTCCTCAAGGTCACAAGAGGTGATGTCACAATTGGTGTCCGAGCTCTGCCCCCCAGATAGCCATGACGAGCCACTTCAGGTCAAACTAGACCACGAAGCTCCCCAGCCAGGAGCTACCATCCTGGACCATCTACCATCTGGTCTTGAATGAAGACAGCCCAGTTTCCAAGGCTCGGAATAGAACACCACACCTTCCAGAACCGCCTGTTTCGCTCTGCACACACCACCAGCTAAGAAGCCCTGCAATGATTGTGGTCTTATGGATGCTTCTCATTGCAGGAACAATGTGGAAGGGATACAAATATCCCCCAGGAGGGGTAAGTGTGCCTTCAGCTTTGTTCTCTCTTCCTACTTTGAAAATGTATTCCCTGGGATACATGAACCAAGCACCAAAATCCAACTTTAAAAACACtcgctttattttaaaaagttactctAGCATAACTACTTCTATTGTTATTCAGTATCTATCTGTTTAGAGTtgagagagttccctgtgcctcTCATGTGATCTTTTATACATCTTTCCCTGAATCTTTACTCTTAAGTTCTTTAGTGTCTttccaaaaacagaaacaaaaaactggAGATACAGAGGGTGAAGATATTTCAGGCCCAGAGTCAAAGCTGTCTGACAGGCATGACCTGTTCTCATACTTATGGAACACTTCATATGCTCTGCCTTCAATTTCCCTTCTTAAATTAGCCCACATCAGCAACCCAGGCTTAACTGTCCCTCGTCACATAAACACTGAGTTGTAAAACTGTCCTGTTGGCAGATGtctttcctctcttctgttaGACCCTGGGTGTTTGTCTTTTCTCTACCACTTGTGTGCTCCCACACTGCTAAGTCCCAGTGGCAGCTGAGCTTGGAGGCATTAGGTGAGGCAGAATGGGACACGACTACCCCTGCCTGCCCTTGGGAAGGAGGGCAGTTCCCGCAGCCCCACACCCTAGCCAACACTAGTCAAGACCCACCTGACCTCCTTTTCTCCCCCTAGACCCCAGTGGAAATAAGCAAAGATGATCCTGGTGAAGTGATGCAGCTCTGAAGCTTTCCCACCCAGCTGTACAGCTCCTGATGGTGTCACATATAAAGTAATTGCACTATTTTGTCACATTTTATGTAACAAGTTACCACACTTTTAAAGATGAATGAAGACTTGGTATTCTGTTAGCTCCAAACAGGGAGATGGACAGCAGGGAGGTGGCTGGGGGAATGGGAGGGATTGGGTCCCCTGTTTAATAATCCATAAGACTGGCATTAAGACTAAGACCCTTAGTTCAATTTGTCCCCTATTCAGTACCCTTGAGGAAATTCTGTAGAGCTCTTTAGACCTGTTTCCCACATAAtacctttctcctgggtccaAGGACCAGGGTCCAGGCAGGGGTGTAAAAAAGAGACTGCAGCAACTTTAAGCCTGTCCTCTGGGTGGGGCTATTTCTCTGTGGCCTTTTCACAGCTGTCATTAAGAGCCCAAAG
Coding sequences within it:
- the MISFA gene encoding mitochondrial sheath formation-associated protein, which encodes MIVLGWMLFVGFACYLGTFPEFVPPTLKWKERWVVQESKTHLRSQPLDEDLQL